TCGCTTGTCGGATAATAACGATTTCGCAGAGTTCCGATCGATACGTGCCCTGTTTAATAGCAATACCAACTATGAGAGCTGTTGTGCAAGGTGAAATACATCATAATTCAGAttgaattagtataatatttatgaccaATACGCATCAAATAACATGCAATACCAATTAAGTTACTTGCGAAATGCCGGCTAGATGTCATcaacaatgaataattatatgcatagtgcatataaatgcataatgagtaatgacataatgataatatgtcgTACCTACCATAATAATGATCGCAGTCGCGCACTTTACGATATatatgtcataaataataatattttatatagacggAACTTACTATTCGAGtataataaacgaaaaattatattttctaaaacaagAAAATCCTTTTAAAGTTATCATAACGGTTTTCAATCATTCCATTGGCAGGTTTAATAAGGCaactatataaactattttacctagttattacttatttgacGTAATCGGTATCCGTTGGCGTGTTAAGTTAATTATTggatgatatattatgtagaagttgttttataatgattaattgataataatgacATCGTAGACTGATTTAGTAGATTGAAACGATTCAAAGCGAAGTGAAAGTCATCCCATAGCTTAAATCCCCAACGATCTAAACAGTAAACACCGAGAGATCGTAAATGTATTTTCCTGcctaatttatgattattgtcACGCGCTAAGTGCAAATagccaaattattttgggggggactaaagcccctcctataatattttctaaaaattgtgtaatatgcTTAGTACTAATTACTTTCTTTTGAACGGGGAGGGGGGATTGGTAGAAAATGGAAGGACAGTATTTTGTAGACTAATTTAGTTTCATCTCGATATTTACGAAGAACAAGTAGCCAAgatggtttattatattattatataacaatatttattgtttggaGAGCTCGTAATTTATCAGGCATGTACCtagtatatatattgtgtagtattaataattagataaatattgttatttaaaatatattataatttataaaatatttgtataataatattgtatcttaCTATCGAGATAAGATAACATACGTAAACATAATTTCtatccatattatttttatcataactgctctatataatataataatgattcactagaatatgaaaattgaatatggaaaaatcaatttattctgataaaataatatttagcttagctaatgaaaaaaaaatgtattttaaaatactttaacaaaacgtaatttttaaaaagcatgttttgatatttagttatttttaattctgtttgAAAGTAAATCAGAGCGCTTGCGTACTATTTTCAAACGTAATACAGAATAATggtttacaaataatttaaatttccttTGTAAAATTACTACCCCGACATTCACACAcgtaattatttcttttatttaaaatttatttacgtacttttttttaaacagtttttgaattaataatactgtatattttGTCATATGTCTTGTTAAACCTACATTTAGGGTATAATCCATAATCCAAACACTACAACATATACCACTTACCAACGTACAATTTtgtgaacaaaatttaaaaatgggtaaatttgttatatttatgttatttatggtttttaaaactGCTATTTCAGCCGATTACAAtgaaatgttaaatgtattgaaaacattttttgttcggAGACATGTTCAAACCGTGACAGCTGCAAATACGTGTTGGTCAtttggtaaatataaatattaattatcatcaatacgttaaaatatattcgATAAAAGTATAATGCATAGTAATATAGTCTTAACAATGTATGTATCGAAACGAATTCGACGATAATTTacgaaatatataatgttttttatgtaGACGTCAATAAAAAACTTTTGGACGGTCTCTCGTCGGCCGACATATCCGTGTCTTTCAGTCCACCCACGCAACAAACACAAAACTACTCCACGTGGTACAGATGCGCCTTTATAATCGATCTGTCTTGTAGAAATTCAACAGAAACATTACAACAGGTAACTTTCTCTGGATTTACCGAATATGTCAAACTCATACGTGTGCTTATTATAGAGCGTAAGAGGTATCTACCatgattattataacactatcgCCGTTTTCCGTGTAAATCGTTTGCAGGCTTACACGTTACCAATTACCTATACCATGTGGTTTGGTGGTTAGTAAATGCGATTGAATAACGTTGTGACAAATCGCATTTTACCTAAaaagtattaggtatttaataatatgaaaattctgAATATGAACCACACACGGTATACACTATGTGAACTCTGTGTTAGTTGTATAGTACGTACCTACCTTCACGgtcatgtataataatgttattttactaagaccgttataaatgtaattattattttattatttataacattatattataacagtaaataAACTTTTGTATTGTGATCGGATAAAGATTTCAAATGATCGCCTGTTCAATACCCAAAACGATTGGATACTGTTCGATGAGGGTTCGCTCGCGAATGACATGAGCTTAGCTCAATTTGCAATGcgaacatttcaaatatatttggcCAATGCCTACATTCTACCGGATGCTGGTGTATTTTTATTCCTTGAGACCTACAATAGTGATATTTGGGAAATTTGGAGTGGTTTTCGAGCTAGTAAATTGGACACGATAAGAGTGTTCGAATATGGCAGGGCATCATCAAACCAGTTGACAATAAGTGAATCACATGACGAGAGAAGAAATTTTCGTGGTATTACACTGAAATCTACAACAGTGGTTTGTAAACACCAACATAATATGAATCTAAAAtgaaacgaaataaaatatctaaagatttttttcaattagatAATCGACAGAGATCATTTTTTtggatttgataaaaaaattagttctgACTTGGACGTATTCGCACATATGCATTATGAAATGATCGTTACATTGACTaatcaacttaattttaagtaagtaagcaatgcataaaaaaaaattattaagtacttaaATTTTATTCTAAGTACGATGGCAAAacatatctattaaaaatatttttaaaggatAGATCTTACTATTGACAACGATTACGGATGGTCTCTGGGCAATGGTTCGTTCGGTGGTGTAACTGGACTTTTACAAAGAGAAGAAATTGATTTTAGTGCGACTGGTGTTTTTATTCGGCCTGATAGAATGTCAGTAATCGATTTTACAGTCGGCACAATTGCGCTACGGTATATcgcaaattacaaaattactatacatttaaataaattggatatatttttaaacagaacCACAGCGATTTTTAGGCAGCCTTCGTTGTccagtgtacataatattttgttgttgccATTCACGTTTGATGTATGGCTAGGCATATGTGCAACTTTATGTGCATTTGTGCTCACCTTGGTTTTTTTAATGCGTGTAAATAACTACTTCG
This is a stretch of genomic DNA from Acyrthosiphon pisum isolate AL4f chromosome A3, pea_aphid_22Mar2018_4r6ur, whole genome shotgun sequence. It encodes these proteins:
- the LOC100571968 gene encoding glutamate receptor ionotropic, delta-1-like, yielding MGKFVIFMLFMVFKTAISADYNEMLNVLKTFFVRRHVQTVTAANTCWSFDVNKKLLDGLSSADISVSFSPPTQQTQNYSTWYRCAFIIDLSCRNSTETLQQISNDRLFNTQNDWILFDEGSLANDMSLAQFAMRTFQIYLANAYILPDAGVFLFLETYNSDIWEIWSGFRASKLDTIRVFEYGRASSNQLTISESHDERRNFRGITLKSTTVIIDRDHFFGFDKKISSDLDVFAHMHYEMIVTLTNQLNFKIDLTIDNDYGWSLGNGSFGGVTGLLQREEIDFSATGVFIRPDRMSVIDFTVGTIALRTTAIFRQPSLSSVHNILLLPFTFDVWLGICATLCAFVLTLVFLMRVNNYFAEKKYDTLNVLEIVTLVHGAICQQGSNNSTLTLGSIRVVISILFFTSLFIYTSYSASIAALVQSNSNSIKSIKNIVESPMTFSAQISQYGKHYFEETEDLELRKLYKTKIVPSGNKSFVRAAEGMERIRTEFHGFQVEVMSAYKIISKEWREEEKCGLGEIQLFKIPLLSIALVKKSGHKDIFKQKLIQQMEVGLNKRIASQWLPPKPSCGSSGRAKQYVSVSVKETYVTLAIFGFGVCISLLIFILEVLQHAWTNRGSKKNLWK